From the Elusimicrobiota bacterium genome, the window TACCGCATTTTTGAAATATTGTTCCGGCAAGGCCGCCGGGCGTGGGCGCGGCTGCCGGGTGTTTCCCGGCAGGAGACATCGATGGAATTTCTTTCACTACACCGCCGAGGGACGAGGCGAATTTGTATAATCTAAATAAGGGGACGCTTATGGCTAAAAAAAGGGTCGAAGGCGACAAGAAATATTTCAGGATACTCAACATAATCAGCAGGCTCAACACCGGGCCGGTGAAGATCAGCGAGCTGGCCCTGGAATTCGATATTTCGATCCGTTCCGTGCAGCGCGACCTGGAAAGGATAAATATGACCGGGTTTGCCCTGGACAGTTTTCAGAAGGGCGTTTACCAGTTCGCGCCGGGGATATCGCTTCGGGACCTGAAACTTTCAAATGAACAACTTTCAGTGCTGGTGCTGATGCACGACATGGCCGCGCAGATGGGCGGCACGCTAAAAACCGCCTTTGACAAGCTTTTCTCAAGGCTCACAAGCTCCAGCGGGTTTGACTCTCCCTTTCACGCGATCCTCCAGCGCGCCAGACAGACCCTGGACCCCAAGATCCAGAAAGACCTGGAATTCGCCATTGAAAACGGGAAAAAAATAAAAATCACCTATGAATCTCTGGGCAAAAAAAGCGAACGGGAGCTTTGCCCGCTGAAACTTATTTTCAGCGACGGTTTTTTTTACCTGCTGGCCGCAAAAACGGAGTCAAAAAAAGAAGCCGCCTTTGTGAAATACCGCGCCGATAAAATAAAAAAACTGGATGTACTGGGCGCCGAATTCCTCCCTCCGCCAAAAAAGGTCATGGAGCGTCTGCTTGACGGAGCCACCTCCATATGGGGAGTGACCGCTTCGCGCGGCCCGCTGGTGCGGCTTCGCCTTGAGGGCCCCGCGGCTGATTTCTTCAAGAGCAAAGAGGTGTTTCCGCGCCAAAAGATAATAAAGGAAACCTCCAAATGCCTCATACTGGAAAGTCCGGCGGCGCATCCCATGGAGATCATCCCGCATGTGCTGCAATGGCTGCCGGATATTACCGTGCTTGAGCCGGACTCGATAAAAACCGAGATAAAAAACCGCATTGCGGCTTATCTGCGGAAACCACATTAGCCTGAAAAATTCAGTTGAATTTTCCCCTTCGCGGAGCTCAGATGCGCATCGCGCGGCATACTGGCCTATGGCCGTGCCGTAATAAGCGCAATGCGCCTCAGACGGCCACCCTCGCAAATTCTGCGCGCAATGCGCTTGATTTGCGACCCGCAAAGCGGGGAATCCTGGCCGTCTGACGGCCATAGGCCCCTATACGGCACCTACTCAGGTATTGCATTTTTTTGTTCCTTATGTTTCCAAATGAGAATGACCTTGAACTGCAGGATTCAGGTTAGCGCTGAAGCCTGAAGCTCTGAAGTTCCGGAAGTCTGAGAAGACTAAGGACCCTTGACAAAGCCGGTCCTTAAATTTATCCTATTAAGTATCGGTTTCAGAACCTATGCGGAACCTTATCTTTTCGCTTTTGCTTTTTTTCACCGCGGCCCCGCGCGCTGCCGGGCAGGAATGGTACCGCGCCGGGAACGATACGGCGGAAACGGCCCCTGCCCCCCCGGCGCCGGCCGGCACACTTGACGGCTGTCCTAAATTCACAAACCTGAGCGACGTTCAGGGCTACCCGGACCTGGACACGCATCTGAAAGAGGTGACCGAGGTTTCTTCCTCCACCCTGCCCCTTCCTGCCGACGATCTGGACCGCGCCGGCCTGCTTGAAGCCCTGAACACAGACCTGGATTACTGGAATTCAAAACCCGGAGATTTTAAAATTCAGATCGGCAAAGACTCCTACAGCGCCGTCCAAATGCGCCTTACCATAAAGAAATTGGCGGATATTTTTTCCTCCGGCGTTTCGGGGGAGGAGCTGCGCAAAGCCATTAAAGATCAATTCAGGATCTACCGCGCGGCAGCCGACGACGGTTCAAACAAGATAATAATAACCGGCTACTACGAGGCGGAAATAGCCGTCTCGCGGACGCGCTCAGACAAGGAGAAATACGCCGTTTACCTGAAACCGGCCGACCTGATAAAGACCACCCCGGACATGGGAGTGGATTTTGACTATGGCCGCCTGGACGAAAACGGCAAAGTGGTAAAGCATTATTCAAGGCAGGAAATACATGAGGGAAGGCTTGACGGAAAAAACCTTGAAATAGTATGGTCCGCTCACCCCTCGCAGATAATGCTGGCCCAGATACAGGGCTCGGCGGTGCTTCGTTTCAGCGATGGGGATTTTTTGCGGGCGGGCTTTGACGGGGCCAACGGCTGGCCGTACAGAAGCGTGCAGAAAATATTGATAGATTGCGGAGAAACCCCTTCAATGTCTTTTAAAGCCTTTATAAACTACCTTTCAAGCCAGCCGGTTGACAGGGAAGAGCGGCTGGTCGATCTGGACCCGCGCTTTATATTCTTCAGGGTAAAACCGAAAGACAGCCTTCCTTACGGCGCCATCGGCAGAGCGCTTACCGCAGGCCGCTCGGTGGCCATAGACCCGCAATATATACCGCTGGGGCTTTTCGGCCTGCTCAGTTCAAAGAAACCGGTGGCCGCGCCGGACGGCGGAGTTTCCAGTTTCAAGGATTTTACCCGCTTCATAGCCACACACGACACCGGTTCGGCCATACGCGGCCCCGGACGTTTGGACTTGTTCTGGGGTACCGGCGGCACGGCCGAGACGGAGGCGTCTTCCATGAAGGCCCCCGGAGAACTTTACTTGTTTATCCTTCGCTGATGCGAAGGATAAACAGCCATAAGCTTTAGGCCGTAAGCCATAGGCCAAAAGATTGCCATAAGCTTTAGGCCATATGCCATATGCTTTTTTTAGGAGCTTCCTTATAGCTTATGGCCTAAAGCTTATGGCATACGGCGCGGCTGGAACAGCCGCATAGCTTATGGCCTATGGCATATAGCCTAAAGCCGGCGACTTGACATGTCAAGTCGCCCCCCTTGACAAATCATATAAACCTGCTATACTATTTTTACAGGAGCGGAACACCTTATCGACGGTTGTTTTCCGCTCCTTTTCTATTGGATAAATTAACGGGGCCGCTGGTTTTTAACCAGCGGCCCCGTGATTAAAGTGAGGAGAACCCCCCACCTCTATTTACTATTCGCTATTCGCCAGACAACCGTTTATCCGCTATCACTGCAATCTCTTGGATATTTCGTAGAAAATAACCGCGGCGGCCGCGGAGGCGTTCAGGCTTTCCACTCCGCCTTTTTGCTTTATGGAAACCACCTCGTCGCAATGCTCGCGGGTTTTCAGATGCAGACCGGAGCCTTCCGAGCCTATTATGATCAAAGCCGGCAGGGCAAAATCCGTTTTATCAAGGCGCCGGCCTTCCATATCTGCCCCATAAACCCAAAAACCTTTTTTCTTCAGCGCCAATATGGTCTGGTTCAGATTAACACATTCAACGATATTCACCTTTTCAAGCGCGCCCGAGGCCGCCTTTTGCACGGTGGGAGTCACCCCCACGCTGCGCCGCTCCGGAATGATTATCGCCGACACCCCGAAACAGGCCGCGCTCCTGATTATGGCTCCGAGGTTCATCGGATCGGTTATGCCGTCAAGCGCGGCCCAGACGGTTTTTTTAAAATCGGTTTCAAGCGCCAAGGCCTCGGTAATATCCAGTTTTTTCACCGGCTCGGTTTCAAGTATCACCCCCTGATGGTTCCCGCCTTTGGCGAGCTTTTCAAGCGTGGCGGGGTCGGAAAACTCCACCGCCGCGCCGCGGGCCCTGGCGAGGGTCACCAGTTCGTGCACTTTTTTATCCTGCTCGCCGCGTGAGATCACCAGCCTGTAAATTTTTCTTCTCCCCGCCCTGACTATTTCAAGCGCGGTATTGAGCCCGAATAAAAGCTCGTTAGTCATTTGTCCTTTTTAACGGTTCGCAACTTGGAATTGCCAAAAGATGTGCCGACGTTTATTGCCGCAAGCACCTCCTGGGAATCAGGCTCTACACGCCTGAGCGCCCCCACGGCATCCTCAAGTTTAACGCTTGTGCAGGAGAAATTCTTAAACGACACCATGCGCCCGAACCGCTTTTTTTCAATCAGCTCAACGGCATGCGCCCCGAAACCGGTGGAAAGCCACCTGTCAAAGGGAGTAGGCTCCCCCCCGCGCTGAAGATGCCCAAGCACCACTACGCGGCACTCGAATTTGGTTTCCTTTTCAAGCAGTCCGGCTATTTTGTAGGACACTCCGCCAAGCCTTAGCGGGTCGGGAGAGCCGTTCACAACTTTGGTCACGGTCATTCCGCCTTTTTCCGGTTTGGCCCCTTCGGCGACCACTATGATACTGAAATTTTTACCTCTGGCCCGCCTCTCCTGCACCGCCGCTACTATATCTTCGGCCCTGTACGGTATTTCCGGTATAAGGATTATGTCGCCGCCGCCCGCTATGCCCGCCCTGAGCGCTATCCAGCCCGCGTAGCGGCCCATGGTTTCAAGGATCATCACCCTGTGATGGGACTCAGCCGTGGTATGCAGTTTGTCCACAGCCTCGGTCGCCACCTTAAGAGCCGAGTCAAACCCGAAAGTAACATCTGTCGCCGATAAGTCGTTATCTATGGTCTTGGGCACACCGACCATGGCGACGCCCATATCATGCAGTTTTTTGGCTATGGTCAGCGTGCCGTCTCCGCCTATGGCGACCAAAGCGTCAACTCTGAGTTTTTTAAGGTTCGAGACCGCCAGGTTAGAAAGGTCTTTTGGCGTATCCGGGCTGCCCAGCGGTTCTATAGTGTAGGCAAAAGGGTTTGCCGTGTTTGAAGTGCCCAATATGGTGCCGCCCTGTATAATTATGCCTGATACATCCCTGTCTTCAAGCTTTACATGCCTGTTCTCGACCAGCCCCCTGAAACCGTCTTTAAAGCCTATTACTTCCCAGCCTTTTTTAAGGGCGGATTTGGTAATGCCCCTGACCACCGCGTTTAAGCCCGGGCAGTCGCCTCCTCCGGTAAGGACGCCTATTTTCATATTATGTTCCTTGAAAAAATCATGACGAGCAGTTATCAGTTGCTGGTTGCGGACAAAAAGCTTTTCCTTACTGCCAGCGACAAGCGGCTAACGATCAACAACAGTTTTTTAAAACGGCGATGGATATATAGGGTCTTTTTCCCTGGAAATTATATAGAGGAAACTCGCAAGTATATGGGCCGGATGGGCAAGCCGGGCAAAATCAAAATCCATGTGTATCTGAAATCTGTCACAGGAAGTGGGGTCTAAAAATACATATCCGGCCCGCCTTTCCTGGGCGAAAATACTGTAACGGGCGCGCAGATCTCCGCCCAGATGTCCGAAGATCTTTCTCATAAAATGAATTTCGGGGCAATCATCCCTTATTGAAAAAACCACCATATTATCGCTGTCCACATATTCCCACATCCTGCCCGTAACGCCTTTTTTGGCGACAAGACGGGCTATTTCTTTTCCTTTCCCGTCGCGAATCAGGCCGTAGGCGACTTCTTTATCGACTTCCAGCACCAGATTGGCCTGCGCATCGTAAAGCCGCAGGACCTGCTTTTTATTGAGGTACTTGACAGCCCCCATAACCAGCAGGATAAGGAAACCTATCTCCGGGAAAGACGCAAAAAAACGCCCTCCCGGAAGAGCGAGAAAACTATTTATTATCAGCCCCTCACGGCCGCTAAAAGCCAGCAGGCTCCAGACAAAATTAAATAACAGCGCCCCATAAACGGCCGCCACGAAATAAATCTCATATTCGAACGAGAAAGCGGCCTGCAGCAGCTGTTTTTGCCGGGTTATTATGTTGTAGGTCACATCCCTCAGCGTGGACGCGCGCGAAACCAGGAAGGGGAAAAAGAAATCCGGCGGAACATCTTTCGGCGGCGGCGGCAGTTTGGGGTTTTTGTAAGCGGCAGCCTGGGTCCGCGCGATGAAAGAACCTGCCAGCCAAAACAGGAAAACCGCGGCCCAAACCCAAATACTCAGCGGTTTTCTGTTCAGGTACGGCGATACCCCTCCGGGCTCCCTTTTAGCAGAGAGCTCTGAAAGAAAAACGCCTATTGTTTCGGTCAGCGCGGGTTCAACCGGCGAAACTGCCGGCTCCGCCGTGGAAGCTGTCACGACTGAATTTCCCGCCTCGGTCGAGACCGTCACGGCCGCCGTGGAAACCGCCAACGCCTCTTCTTTGAAAACCGGCATCCCGCTTTCCTCTTCGGAGCGCTTTTTAGTTTTAACCACCCTTATTTTTTTCGGCTTGGGCAGCTCAATTTTTTCACCCGGTTTTCTGAGCGATCCCACAACCGCTCTGAAATCCCCCTCGTCAAGGCCGCTGGCGGAAATGGCGTAGGACATGGCATTATAGGTAAAAAACGCCACATAGCACTGGTCCCCCATGGACTCGTAGGAAATGTAATAGGCGGAGGAAACTCCGTGCAGACTGACAGCATTGAGGTCTCCGGCAAGGCTTGTGCCTTTGCTCCGGATGGAAGTTACCTGCTCTTTCAGGCGGGCCTTCAGGTAATAATCGCTGAGTTCCGAATCGAGTTTGGCAAATTCAAAAAAAGCCTTGCCTTTTTCAAGCCTTAGCGTTACGCTCGGGTCCTTGCTTTTTCCTTCGTTCCACCCCGACGGGAAATCGACCGAGAAAACGGACCCGGAGTCTTTAAATTCCCCGCAGAATGCTTTGACAGGAAAAAACAAAAACGCCGCAGCGCAGACAAAAGTAAACTTTTTCATAGCATTGGTCAATCAAATATTATATCAGTTTGGAAAGTCATTGCAACCCTCCGGGAGAAGGGTTCCAAGCCAGCCATATGCGGAAAAAAGAAAGCCCGGGATGTTATCCCGGGCCTCTGCCTGCGGCTTATGGCGCTTTTAAACCTATGACAGTCTTAACTTCTGGCTTAAGGCTTATAGCCTATGGCGCTAAAAACCTGCGGCTTTTTAGTATGACAGCTGATAGGCCACGCCTACGGTATTGCCCGTGTAGTTATAGGGCATGTACTTCTCAAATTTATTATTGGAAGAGGCCACCGTCAGCGAGTAAAAGAGCCTTAGCATGGCCACATCATTCATGCGCTTGCGGATGCTGCCGCTGAAGGTGGTCATCAGGTTCTTCTGCTTCGTTGAAAAATCATAGTTATTGTCGGCGTCCCTGTTGCCCCTTTCGTAAGTGCGCTTTATCACGTTTATGGAACCGCCTATGGCCCATTTGCTCGTGATAAGCAGATCCATCGGAACCACGAACGCCAGGTCGGTGTAATCGTAGTTCTTGGGCACGAAGGTAACATCGGCTGTGCCGTTGCCGTCGTTAACGGTCAGCGGATCAGGCACGGCGCCAAAGCTCTTGTATCTCAGGAAGTTCTGATTGGAGGTGTGTTTTGTCATGGACACCGTGGGAAACAGCTCGAATATCCAAAGAGTGTGGTGGAAACCCAGATCAAAGGTCGTGGTCTTGTCCTTCTGCCTGCTGTCGCCGTACACGCCGGTGTCCTCCACCACTTTCTGGTTCTTGTAGTTCTGGAGCGTAACGGTATAGCCGCCGAAAAAGTTATTCCAGTTGGGTCTTAAAGAGTACTGGGTCAGGGTCTGGTCCTGGAGTCCGCCGGAGGTTTCGGCCGTATTGGAAGCGTTCATGAACTCCGTAAGGAGGTCCGTATAATTGGGGAACTTCACGCTCTTGGATAGCACCATGGCGGTGATAAACCCGTTTTTCTGGAAGTTGAAATTATAGTCAACCGCCAGCTGAAGGCCCGATGAATTCATATTGTAAAGTCCGCTCTTCCAGACCTCGTTAGCGCCGGAGCGCGAGTAATCCCTCGTTAACGAGACTCCGGGGCGCACGCGGAACTTTTCTCCGAGGTTCCTGCGGTATTCAAAGTTGAAGCCGTGCGACATGGAGCGGTCCGTGAACTGCTTGGAGTCCTGCGGCTGAAAAGCCGGGCCGGAGTAGTTGAATGTATAGAGTCCGAACAGAGAATCCTTCCGGGTTATTTTACTAAGCAGGCCCACCTGCGTGTTTATATTGCCGCCGCTGAAAATATTGCCGGCTGAAGGCAGGTACGCCGCTTCGTTCAGCGTCATATTGAAGTAAGGCGTAAATATTTTCGAATCTTCCGCCGACGCGGCACAAAGCCGCCCGGCCAGAAGCGCCATTATTGCCCCGCTTAAAATTATCCTTTTCATCGTTTACCTCTCTGTCAAATCTTTTCCGCCGCTATTTGTTGTTTGTAACTGCTCAGGTAGTCAGAAGTCAGAATTCAGGAGTCAGAATGAGAATGCCTACGACAAGCAAGGTCCCGTTATTCTGAATTCTGACTACTGAATCCTGTCTACCTGTTTAATAACCGCTGTTCCCCATTCTCTATTCGCCGCAGTTAAAAGTTAATATGCAGGTTCCACACGGGATGGATCACCAGCACGCCCTCCGGATAGATGTTAAGGCCCAGTTCAAAGACCTTGCCGTACCAGCTGAGCTTGGTGGAGAAGGTCTGGGTCTTCAGGCCGTAGTTCAGCTGCATGCTCCATAAATTCCTGATGCCCTTGGGCGATTCTATTCCGGCTATTACAAAGTCGTCCTTGAACCCGGAGTCAAAACTGCCGACTTCGGTTCCCATGAACTTAACCTCTTTGCCCGGCTTGAACTTGAGGGTGGCCCCAAGCTGGGAGTGTTTAAATCCCCAGAAGGTGCGGATCCTGGGGCTGACCGAGGTGCTGAGGATGGCGCCCATATAGTAGCCGTTAAAGCTGGCGTTACTTATACTATCGGACCGCCTGACCGCCATTTTGGCCCATATCATATTCCAATAGCCGCCTATAATGTCCAGCTGCGGCACGCCGGGAGCTATGCGCCCTTCGGCGTGAACGCGG encodes:
- a CDS encoding WYL domain-containing protein, which translates into the protein MAKKRVEGDKKYFRILNIISRLNTGPVKISELALEFDISIRSVQRDLERINMTGFALDSFQKGVYQFAPGISLRDLKLSNEQLSVLVLMHDMAAQMGGTLKTAFDKLFSRLTSSSGFDSPFHAILQRARQTLDPKIQKDLEFAIENGKKIKITYESLGKKSERELCPLKLIFSDGFFYLLAAKTESKKEAAFVKYRADKIKKLDVLGAEFLPPPKKVMERLLDGATSIWGVTASRGPLVRLRLEGPAADFFKSKEVFPRQKIIKETSKCLILESPAAHPMEIIPHVLQWLPDITVLEPDSIKTEIKNRIAAYLRKPH
- a CDS encoding MltA domain-containing protein, which translates into the protein MRNLIFSLLLFFTAAPRAAGQEWYRAGNDTAETAPAPPAPAGTLDGCPKFTNLSDVQGYPDLDTHLKEVTEVSSSTLPLPADDLDRAGLLEALNTDLDYWNSKPGDFKIQIGKDSYSAVQMRLTIKKLADIFSSGVSGEELRKAIKDQFRIYRAAADDGSNKIIITGYYEAEIAVSRTRSDKEKYAVYLKPADLIKTTPDMGVDFDYGRLDENGKVVKHYSRQEIHEGRLDGKNLEIVWSAHPSQIMLAQIQGSAVLRFSDGDFLRAGFDGANGWPYRSVQKILIDCGETPSMSFKAFINYLSSQPVDREERLVDLDPRFIFFRVKPKDSLPYGAIGRALTAGRSVAIDPQYIPLGLFGLLSSKKPVAAPDGGVSSFKDFTRFIATHDTGSAIRGPGRLDLFWGTGGTAETEASSMKAPGELYLFILR
- the rlmB gene encoding 23S rRNA (guanosine(2251)-2'-O)-methyltransferase RlmB, encoding MTNELLFGLNTALEIVRAGRRKIYRLVISRGEQDKKVHELVTLARARGAAVEFSDPATLEKLAKGGNHQGVILETEPVKKLDITEALALETDFKKTVWAALDGITDPMNLGAIIRSAACFGVSAIIIPERRSVGVTPTVQKAASGALEKVNIVECVNLNQTILALKKKGFWVYGADMEGRRLDKTDFALPALIIIGSEGSGLHLKTREHCDEVVSIKQKGGVESLNASAAAAVIFYEISKRLQ
- a CDS encoding ATP-dependent 6-phosphofructokinase is translated as MKIGVLTGGGDCPGLNAVVRGITKSALKKGWEVIGFKDGFRGLVENRHVKLEDRDVSGIIIQGGTILGTSNTANPFAYTIEPLGSPDTPKDLSNLAVSNLKKLRVDALVAIGGDGTLTIAKKLHDMGVAMVGVPKTIDNDLSATDVTFGFDSALKVATEAVDKLHTTAESHHRVMILETMGRYAGWIALRAGIAGGGDIILIPEIPYRAEDIVAAVQERRARGKNFSIIVVAEGAKPEKGGMTVTKVVNGSPDPLRLGGVSYKIAGLLEKETKFECRVVVLGHLQRGGEPTPFDRWLSTGFGAHAVELIEKKRFGRMVSFKNFSCTSVKLEDAVGALRRVEPDSQEVLAAINVGTSFGNSKLRTVKKDK